A region of Staphylococcus sp. IVB6181 DNA encodes the following proteins:
- a CDS encoding TetR/AcrR family transcriptional regulator, with the protein MPYARKTNQTKRKIKEALIQLMKQTHFDLIAIHQIAEAAEITRSTFYRYYDDKYELLEEIEDEVIQRLNELRKQFKSKSDGTEFYEKVLIKEMFDALYPYADTIHLLLSFNTHASFEMKLKNDMKQRFDIIRQNTKLTKVERDLLKEYIFNMFITTFKYWAGHKEEVTSEEVADIIIKVQWNGFKNILEDSQKQQR; encoded by the coding sequence ATGCCTTACGCTAGAAAAACGAATCAAACCAAACGAAAGATTAAAGAGGCGTTGATTCAATTAATGAAACAAACACATTTCGATTTGATTGCGATTCATCAGATTGCGGAAGCGGCAGAGATCACACGCAGTACATTTTATCGGTATTATGATGATAAATATGAACTGCTGGAGGAAATTGAGGATGAAGTTATCCAAAGGCTGAATGAACTGCGCAAACAATTCAAATCGAAAAGCGACGGTACTGAGTTTTATGAAAAAGTATTAATCAAAGAAATGTTTGATGCACTGTATCCTTATGCGGATACAATACATCTTTTATTAAGTTTCAATACCCATGCCAGCTTTGAAATGAAGTTGAAGAATGATATGAAACAGCGCTTTGATATCATTCGTCAAAATACAAAGCTGACTAAAGTCGAAAGAGACTTGCTGAAAGAATATATTTTCAACATGTTTATTACGACTTTCAAATATTGGGCAGGACATAAAGAGGAAGTGACTTCTGAAGAAGTTGCTGACATCATTATTAAAGTACAATGGAACGGCTTTAAAAATATTTTAGAAGACAGTCAAAAACAACAGCGTTAA
- a CDS encoding anaerobic C4-dicarboxylate transporter family protein, giving the protein MFLFILEIIIMIAAILLGLRAAGALGCGIFAIVAQLIMIFIFGLPPGSAPVTAVLIILSIGIAGGTLQATGGIDYLVHLASKIIERFPKSIIFIAPMIVFLFVFGIGTANIALSLEPIIAKTAKRAGIQPKRPLTASVLTANLALLCSPAASATAYIISVVAVSGITMGKYLSIVLPTALISMLALSVYCTVVGRRKPHPSQFAEQLLEEIEDTEPRPEFTKRVKIGVAAFLTGVACILFFGIFSDFVPSFKVNGETVKLETTEIVQLFMYASAAINLVLIKLNTRDILNAHITQSAIGALFAVLGPGWLGATIFSAPSNQKIMTQEIGGIIEQVPWLVIILVSMVTMIVISQSATASIMLPILMSIGVPPMYFIAMVQTLNVNFVIPAQPTLLFAVDLDETKQTRPTSFILPGFFVITVSIIVGFTLKALLGY; this is encoded by the coding sequence ATGTTCTTGTTTATTTTAGAAATTATCATTATGATTGCCGCGATATTACTCGGGCTGCGTGCAGCAGGTGCATTAGGCTGCGGTATCTTTGCGATTGTGGCGCAATTGATCATGATTTTTATATTTGGATTACCACCGGGTTCTGCGCCGGTAACTGCAGTCTTGATTATATTATCTATCGGTATTGCCGGCGGTACATTGCAAGCAACGGGCGGTATTGATTATTTAGTTCATTTGGCATCAAAAATTATTGAACGTTTTCCTAAGTCGATTATCTTTATCGCACCGATGATTGTGTTTCTCTTTGTATTCGGAATCGGAACAGCGAATATTGCTTTATCGCTTGAACCGATTATTGCGAAAACCGCAAAGCGTGCAGGTATTCAGCCAAAGCGTCCTTTAACAGCCTCAGTACTGACTGCGAATTTGGCTTTATTATGCAGTCCTGCAGCTTCAGCGACTGCCTATATTATCTCCGTTGTCGCAGTGTCCGGTATTACCATGGGCAAATACTTATCCATCGTCTTGCCGACAGCACTGATCAGTATGTTAGCGCTGAGTGTTTATTGTACAGTCGTCGGCAGACGCAAACCGCATCCGAGTCAATTTGCGGAACAGCTTTTAGAAGAGATAGAAGATACAGAACCGCGCCCTGAATTTACAAAAAGAGTGAAAATCGGTGTAGCAGCTTTCTTAACAGGAGTTGCGTGTATTTTATTCTTTGGTATCTTTTCAGATTTTGTCCCTTCGTTCAAAGTGAATGGAGAGACGGTTAAATTAGAAACAACAGAGATAGTACAATTGTTTATGTATGCGAGTGCCGCAATCAACTTAGTGCTGATTAAATTGAATACAAGAGACATTTTAAACGCACACATTACGCAATCAGCGATTGGCGCACTCTTTGCGGTCCTCGGCCCCGGCTGGTTAGGTGCGACAATTTTCAGTGCACCGAGCAACCAAAAGATTATGACCCAGGAAATAGGGGGCATTATTGAACAAGTCCCATGGCTGGTCATTATTTTAGTCTCCATGGTGACGATGATAGTGATATCGCAATCTGCGACAGCTTCGATTATGCTGCCGATATTGATGAGTATCGGTGTGCCTCCGATGTACTTTATTGCGATGGTTCAAACATTAAACGTAAACTTCGTGATTCCGGCACAGCCTACATTACTCTTTGCGGTAGATCTAGACGAAACGAAACAAACACGACCGACCAGCTTTATTCTTCCGGGCTTCTTTGTTATTACAGTTTCGATTATAGTCGGTTTCACATTGAAAGCTCTTTTGGGTTACTAA
- a CDS encoding MDR family MFS transporter, which produces MTSNHSTRPVDIHGKPYNPTLIMVTMLLATFSGVLMQTSLGTALPTLMHDFDIDFATAQQATTWFLLANGVMIPLSAFFATRFPTKLLHILAYSILLIGLAITALAPSSHHYWFVFLVGRIISAVSVGMMMPLMQMLIINMYPPKKRGVAMGLTGLAIGLAPAIGPTFAGWILDKDHIILGLTLSNSWRNIFIVPIAVMVIALVLCIFLMKDIIPNRKLKLDIPSFILSVFGFGLFLWGFSNVASEGWGSFWWVILPIIASLFILTFFVVRQLKMKDPFLDLRVFKNRNFTFATLGIVLITMAMFGVEMMLPTYLQNIHGFSPLVAGLTLLPGALLMGITSPISGALYNKVGVKRLAFVGFFILSVSTIPFAFLSGETSTTLITVLYAIRIFSIALIMMPLTAFAMDSIPTEVGTHGTAVNNTARQMASSIGVALLTSVTQNIINNNEPKASLKDTDPFEFMRQFQHAMIDGFNTAFAIGLVFAILGLALVPFLGNNLSKESEETK; this is translated from the coding sequence ATGACCTCAAACCACTCAACTCGCCCTGTCGATATACATGGCAAACCTTATAACCCGACGTTGATTATGGTGACTATGCTGCTGGCCACATTCTCAGGTGTGTTAATGCAGACATCGCTCGGCACAGCGTTACCGACACTTATGCACGACTTTGATATAGATTTCGCAACAGCACAACAAGCCACAACATGGTTCTTGCTCGCAAATGGTGTCATGATTCCATTATCTGCGTTCTTCGCAACACGATTCCCTACAAAATTACTGCATATCCTAGCATATAGTATTTTATTAATCGGCTTAGCAATTACCGCTTTAGCACCCAGCAGTCATCACTATTGGTTCGTATTCTTAGTCGGCCGTATTATTTCAGCTGTCTCTGTCGGCATGATGATGCCGCTGATGCAAATGCTGATTATTAATATGTATCCGCCGAAAAAGCGTGGTGTCGCAATGGGACTCACAGGTCTTGCGATTGGTTTAGCACCCGCCATCGGCCCAACTTTTGCCGGTTGGATTTTAGATAAGGACCATATTATTTTAGGTCTGACTTTAAGCAATTCATGGAGAAATATCTTTATCGTTCCGATCGCTGTGATGGTCATTGCACTAGTGCTTTGTATCTTCTTAATGAAAGATATTATTCCTAACAGAAAACTAAAATTAGATATTCCATCATTTATCTTATCGGTATTCGGCTTCGGCCTGTTCCTTTGGGGCTTTTCAAACGTGGCTTCAGAAGGATGGGGCAGCTTTTGGTGGGTCATCTTGCCGATTATCGCAAGTCTGTTCATCTTGACCTTCTTTGTAGTGCGTCAATTGAAAATGAAAGATCCATTCTTAGACTTGCGCGTGTTTAAAAACAGAAACTTCACCTTCGCCACATTGGGCATTGTATTAATCACAATGGCTATGTTTGGTGTAGAAATGATGCTGCCGACATACTTGCAGAATATCCATGGTTTCTCACCGCTTGTCGCAGGTTTGACTTTATTGCCTGGTGCACTCTTAATGGGTATCACTTCACCGATTTCAGGTGCTTTATACAATAAAGTCGGTGTGAAACGTTTAGCATTTGTAGGTTTCTTTATCCTTAGTGTATCTACAATTCCTTTCGCCTTTTTATCTGGCGAAACATCGACAACACTTATTACAGTGTTATATGCTATCCGCATATTCTCAATTGCATTGATTATGATGCCGCTCACTGCTTTTGCGATGGATTCGATTCCTACAGAAGTCGGAACACACGGTACAGCAGTTAATAACACTGCACGTCAAATGGCATCTTCTATCGGTGTTGCATTATTAACATCTGTGACACAAAACATCATTAACAACAACGAGCCGAAAGCATCTTTAAAAGATACCGACCCGTTTGAATTCATGCGTCAATTCCAACATGCGATGATTGACGGTTTCAATACTGCCTTTGCGATTGGTTTAGTCTTCGCAATTCTTGGTCTTGCGCTGGTACCATTCTTAGGCAACAATCTTTCTAAAGAAAGCGAGGAAACAAAATGA
- a CDS encoding DUF4811 domain-containing protein produces the protein MIILIILTLAVFLAWMFIKPKTVRIAIGSLLMALLLIQGILIGMNLHHHFGMKQVTTTKVHHNVYSAGDKQNPANLMIAKELGKDTNNYVLIYRDHKDQKKAQAHFKPDFSKEKQVETVKKSATYQLKDVKQPEVKTKTTAWVFENDFYQALMSFGDDRKALIKETTIITLPKDEWVAASPEQLKQLQAKQKDSSSQQKQMAMMQSMPKAEQTKMAVKQMKKMLGQ, from the coding sequence ATGATTATCTTAATAATACTTACACTTGCTGTCTTCCTCGCTTGGATGTTTATCAAGCCGAAAACTGTTCGTATTGCGATAGGCAGTCTGTTAATGGCCTTGTTACTGATTCAAGGTATCTTAATCGGTATGAACCTGCATCATCACTTCGGCATGAAACAAGTCACAACAACTAAAGTACACCATAATGTTTACTCTGCAGGTGATAAACAAAACCCTGCTAATCTAATGATTGCGAAAGAACTCGGCAAAGATACAAACAATTATGTTTTGATTTATCGCGATCACAAAGATCAAAAGAAAGCACAAGCTCATTTCAAACCTGACTTCAGCAAAGAGAAGCAAGTGGAAACTGTGAAAAAATCAGCGACGTATCAACTTAAAGACGTCAAACAGCCTGAAGTCAAAACCAAAACAACAGCTTGGGTATTCGAAAATGATTTCTATCAAGCATTGATGAGCTTCGGCGATGACCGCAAAGCATTGATTAAAGAAACTACAATCATTACCTTGCCTAAAGATGAATGGGTTGCAGCATCGCCAGAACAATTAAAACAGCTGCAAGCGAAACAAAAAGATTCCAGCAGCCAGCAAAAACAAATGGCCATGATGCAATCTATGCCGAAAGCAGAACAAACTAAAATGGCCGTGAAACAAATGAAAAAGATGTTAGGACAATAA